A window of Ipomoea triloba cultivar NCNSP0323 chromosome 2, ASM357664v1 contains these coding sequences:
- the LOC116010388 gene encoding receptor-like protein CLAVATA2: MPLHFFFSFFLLLSATLSGLGFPFNNAGNSTFSALLQLQEDDMASLLLFKSQLQDPFHSLSSWEDGGFNWTGVTRSNQTGRVTILDLTGLNLSGQVHSSLCNLTFLETLLLSRNSFSGSIPACFGELLNLRTLDLSYNAFSGEIPGALENLSQLIDLDVGNNMLSGEIPVWMGNFSTKLEKLSLGFNGFRGEIPESLLLLASLKLLDLAHNNLVGKVGDFRQGMEYLNLESNGFSGTLPCFSSLKDSLSVLNLANNSLVGGIPTCISSLRGLTQLNLSFNGLRYGISPRFVFSEKLIVLDLSFNELSGNLPSKVVEAPEKSGLLLLDLSHNRFSGVIPVAITELKSLQGLFLSYNCLTGEIPERIGNLTYLQVIDLSHNLLSGSIPLNIVGCFQLLALMLNSNNLSGEIQPELDALDSLKILDISNNGISGEIPLTLAGCKSLEVVDFSSNSLSGSLSDAITKWSNLRYLSLSQNKFSGALPSWLFAFPGINTLDFSGNKFSGYIPDVNSNTSLNFNNNDVGRRFLSTPLISFRELSIKTSVIVADKTELSFNYDLSTVIGIDLSGNLLHGEIPESLFDLRGLEYLNLSRNFLDGQVPGSLGRMQNLKALDLSHNSLSGQIPENISSLGNLTILNLSFNCFSGIVPRKQGYWRFPGAFAGNPDLCVESPSDGCRTKNFAVKHGRTFEDMDDGPISVWVFCISAFVSFYGCVIALFCSARTRNYILQTKI, translated from the exons atgccactccattttttcttctccttcttcttgcTGCTATCTGCAACTCTTTCTGGGTTGGGGTTCCCTTTCAATAACGCCGGAAATTCTACCTTTTCTGCCCTTCTTCAGCTTCAAGAGGACGACATGGCTTCGCTCCTGCTGTTCAAATCGCAGCTTCAAGACCCGTTTCACAGCCTGTCGAGCTGGGAGGACGGCGGGTTCAACTGGACCGGTGTCACCCGGTCTAATCAGACCGGAAGAGTCACCATCCTCGACCTCACCGGCCTCAACTTGTCAGGCCAG GTTCATTCCTCTCTATGCAATCTTACATTTCTGGAAACCCTTTTGCTGTCTCGCAATAGCTTCAGTGGTTCGATTCCCGCGTGTTTTGGTGAGTTGTTGAATCTCAGGACTTTAGATCTCAGCTATAATGCGTTTTCCGGTGAAATTCCCGGCGCGCTTGAGAATTTGAGCCAGTTGATTGATCTCGACGTCGGGAATAACATGTTGAGCGGTGAAATCCCGGTGTGGATGGGGAATTTTTCGACCAAACTGGAGAAGCTTAGTTTAGGTTTCAATGGCTTTCGCGGGGAGATACCGGAGAGCCTCTTGTTATTGGCGTCGTTGAAGTTGTTGGATTTAGCACACAATAATTTGGTGGGGAAAGTGGGCGATTTTCGCCAAGGAATGGAGTATTTGAACCTTGAGTCTAATGGCTTCTCTGGTACTTTGCCTTGTTTCTCTTCTCTGAAAGACTCTCTTTCAGTCCTTAATTTAGCTAATAACTCTCTTGTGGGAGGGATTCCGACTTGTATCTCTAGCCTTAGAGGATTGACACAGCTGAATTTGTCGTTTAATGGGTTGAGATATGGGATTTCTCCCAGGTTTGTGTTCTCGGAGAAGTTGATTGTGTTGGACCTGAGTTTCAATGAGCTGTCTGGCAATCTTCCAAGCAAGGTTGTTGAGGCGCCTGAGAAGTCGGGGCTTTTGCTGCTAGACTTGTCACACAATCGATTCTCGGGTGTTATTCCCGTGGCAATCACTGAATTGAAGAGCCTGCAGGGGTTGTTTCTTTCGTACAATTGTCTTACTGGGGAGATACCCGAGAGGATTGGGAACTTGACCTATCTGCAGGTGATTGATCTGTCGCATAACCTGCTCTCAGGTTCAATCCCTTTGAACATTGTTGGCTGTTTCCAGCTGCTCGCTCTGATGCTGAACAGCAACAATCTTTCGGGTGAAATTCAGCCGGAGCTTGATGCGTTGGATAGTTTGAAGATACTTGATATAAGCAACAACGGGATTTCTGGGGAGATCCCACTGACTTTGGCGGGGTGTAAGTCTTTGGAAGTGGTGGATTTCAGTTCCAACAGTCTCTCGGGGTCTCTTAGTGATGCGATTACCAAATGGTCTAACCTGAGATATCTCTCCCTTTCTCAGAACAAGTTCAGTGGAGCTCTTCCTAGCTGGTTATTCGCGTTTCCAGGGATCAACACCCTGGACTTTTCTGGCAACAAGTTCTCTGGCTATATTCCCGATGTTAACTCTAACACTAGTTTGAATTTCAACAACAATGATGTTGGGAGACGTTTCCTTTCAACACCGTTGATTTCATTCCGTGAGCTAAGTATAAAGACTTCTGTGATTGTAGCTGACAAAACTGAATTGAGCTTCAACTACGACCTCTCAACCGTAATTGGAATTGATCTCTCGGGTAATTTGCTGCACGGTGAAATCCCAGAGAGCCTATTCGACCTGCGTGGTTTGGAGTACTTGAATTTGTCACGTAATTTTCTTGATGGTCAAGTTCCGGGAAGCTTAGGGAGGATGCAGAATTTAAAGGCCCTGGATTTGTCACACAATTCCTTATCTGGTCAAATTCCTGAAAATATATCCAGCCTTGGGAATTTGACAATTTTGAACCTGTCGTTTAACTGTTTCTCTGGAATTGTTCCTCGTAAGCAGGGGTACTGGAGATTCCCAGGAGCGTTTGCTGGCAACCCAGACCTGTGTGTGGAGTCACCCAGTGACGGGTGTAGGACAAAAAACTTTGCAGTGAAACATGGGAGAACGTTTGAAGACATGGACGACGGTCCAATCTCAGTTTGGGTCTTCTGCATTAGTGCTTTTGTAAGTTTTTATGGTTGTGTCATCGCCCTTTTCTGTTCAGCCCGAACGAGAAACTACATTCTGCAGACAAAAATCTAA
- the LOC116010544 gene encoding CBS domain-containing protein CBSX6 produces the protein MASVFLYHVVGDLTVGKPELVEFTETETVEAAIKAIAESTECGIPVWKKRSQKSVIEKAGMRQQRFVGILNSLDIIAFLAREDCLADQEKAMKTPVSQVVVPNNALLKEVDPATRLIDALEMMKNGVKRLLVPKSVVWKGMSKRFSILYNGKWLKNIQTTANANQPSSSASSITLDKFCCLSREDVIRFVIGCLGALAPLPLSSISFLGAINPNYCSIEASRPAIDATQKIPHDPCAVAVVEPTIDGHSKIIGEISATKLWKCDYLAAAWALANLSAGQFVMGVEDNVTSRSLPDFTVNPLAADSNLASPRGSTRTRKLFSSRSIGFFSNPTSPNLGVARSMYRGRSAPLTCKVTSSLAAVMAQMLSHRATHVWVTEAENEDKLVGVIGYADILAAVTKAPPSIVPETPTS, from the exons ATGGCGTCGGTGTTTCTGTACCATGTGGTGGGGGATCTGACGGTTGGGAAGCCGGAGCTGGTGGAGTTCACGGAGACGGAGACGGTGGAGGCGGCGATTAAGGCGATTGCGGAGTCGACTGAGTGTGGGATTCCGGTGTGGAAGAAGAGATCTCAGAAGAGTGTGATTGAGAAGGCGGGGATGAGGCAGCAGAGGTTTGTAGGCATTCTTAATTCCCTCGACATTATTGCGTTTTTGGCTAGAGAGGATTGCTTGGCTGATCAGGAGAAAGCAATGAAAACTCCAGTTTCTCAAGTGGTGGTTCCCAACAATGCTCTGCTTAAGGAGGTTGATCCTGCCACCAG ATTGATAGATGCAttggagatgatgaagaatGGCGTGAAACGGCTCCTGGTTCCCAAAAGTGTTGTGTGGAAAGGCATGAGCAAGCGGTTCTCTATTCTGTATAATGGAAAGTGGCTCAAGAACATTCAGACTACTGCAAATGCCAACCAACCATCATCATCTGCTTCCAGCATCACGCTGGACAAGTTCTGTTGCCTGTCAAGAGAAGATGTTATTCGTTTTGTTATTGGGTGTCTTGGTGCATTGGCTCCTCTACCCCTCTCCTCAATTTCTTTCCTTGGAGCCATCAATCCAAACTACTGCTCCATTGAAGCATCCCGGCCAGCGATAGATGCCACCCAAAAGATCCCTCATGATCCCTGTGCAGTTGCAGTTGTGGAGCCAACTATAGATGGACATAGCAAGATCATTGGTGAGATCTCAGCCACTAAATTGTGGAAATGTGATTATTTAGCTGCAGCATGGGCCCTGGCTAATCTCTCTGCAGGCCAGTTTGTTATGGGCGTAGAGGACAATGTTACCTCAAGATCGCTGCCTGATTTCACTGTTAATCCACTGGCTGCAGATTCAAATTTAGCTTCTCCTCGAGGGTCGACTAGGACAAGAAAATTATTCAGCAGCAGAAGCATTGGCTTCTTTAGCAACCCCACAAGCCCGAACTTAGGTGTTGCCAGGAGTATGTATCGGGGCAGAAGTGCTCCCTTGACATGTAAGGTTACGAGTTCACTGGCTGCAGTCATGGCTCAGATGTTGTCACATCGTGCTACTCATGTATGGGTTACTGAGGCTGAAAATGAAGACAAATTGGTTGGGGTGATTGGCTATGCTGATATCTTAGCAGCTGTCACAAAAGCTCCACCATCCATAGTTCCTGAGACACCGACATCTTGA
- the LOC116010542 gene encoding sodium/hydrogen exchanger 6-like: protein MEELLPPPRTGKEQQAAGVGILVQIMMLLLSFVLGHVLRRRRFYYLPEASASLLIGLIVGGLANISDTGTSIREWLNFHEEFFFLFLLPPIIFQSGFSLSPKPFFSNFGAIVTFAIFGTFIASIVTGVLVYIGGVIYLMYKLPFVECLMFGALISATDPVTVLSIFQELGTDVNLYALVFGESVLNDAMAISLYRTFSLVRSHMSSADNFLVVIVHFLETFVGSMSSGVGAAFTSALLFKYAGLDIDNLQNLECCLFVLFPYFSYMLAEGLGLSGIVSILFTGIVMKRYTYSNLSRSSQRFVSAFFHLISSLAETFVFIYMGFDITMEQHSWTHVGFIFFSILFIGIARASNVFGCAYLVNLVRPAHRRIPPKHQKALWYSGLRGAMAFALALQAVHDLPEGHGQTIFTATITIVVLTVLINGGSTGAMLEALDVVGDNHDVSLELSFEGSNGYVSPGDLDSSPGSRTKMKLKEFHGSTTAFVALDRKYLTPFFTTQSRDEDREDEPLNNPSRGYS, encoded by the exons ATGGAAGAGCTGTTGCCTCCTCCTCGTACCGGGAAGGAACAACAGGCGGCGGGAGTCGGCATCCTTGTGCAGATCATGATGCTCCTTCTCTCCTTCGTCCTCGGCCACGTCCTACGCCGCCGCCGCTTCTACTATCTTCCTGAAGCCAGCGCCTCCCTTTTGATCG GTCTAATCGTTGGCGGTCTGGCTAATATTTCTGATACTGGAACTAGCATTAG GGAATGGTTGAATTTTCATGAAGaatttttcttcctctttttgTTGCCTCCTATCATATT TCAATCAGGATTCAGTCTGTCACCT AAACCGTTCTTTTCAAACTTTGGAGCCATAGTAACATTTGCCATTTTTGGAACATTTATTGCTTCTATTGTTACAGGCGTCCTAGT TTACATAGGTGGAGTGATTTATCTCATGTACAAACTTCCTTTTGTTGAATGCTTGATGTTTGGAGCTCTTATATCAGCAACCGATCCTGTTACCGTTCTGTCTATATTTCAG GAGCTTGGAACAGATGTCAACCTTTATGCTTTGGTGTTTGGTGAATCTGTCTTGAATGATGCA ATGGCAATATCTTTGTACAG GACATTTTCACTAGTGAGAAGCCACATGTCATCTGCCGATAATTTTTTAGTGGTTATTGTCCATTTTCTTGAGACATTTGTTGGCTCAATGTCATCAG GTGTTGGTGCTGCATTTACTTCTGCATTG CTTTTCAAATATGCTGGATTAGATATTGATAA TCTTCAGAACCTGGAGTGCTGTCTGTTTGTCCTTTTCCCATATTTTTC TTACATGCTGGCAGAAGGGCTTGGTCTCTCCGGTATTGTATCTATATTGTTCACCGGAATT GTGATGAAACGTTATACTTACTCAAATTTGTCACGCAGTTCTCAGCGATTTGTATCCGCATTTTTTCATCTGATATCATCGTTGGCTGAGACATTTGT ATTCATATATATGGGCTTTGATATAACCATGGAGCAACATAGTTGGACGCATGTtggatttattttcttttcaatt CTTTTCATTGGAATTGCAAG GGCTAGTAATGTGTTTGGTTGTGCTTATCTAGTGAATCTGGTAAGACCAGCACATCGACGAATACCACCAAAACATCAGAAAGCACTGTGGTATAGTG GACTTCGAGGGGCAATGGCCTTTGCCCTTGCTTTGCAGGCAGTTCATGATCTCCCTGAAGGGCATGGTCAGACAATATTCACTGCAACCATAACAATTGTTGTTTTGACG GTTTTGATTAACGGTGGATCAACAGGTGCCATGCTGGAAGCTTTGGATGTTGTGGGTGATAATCATGATGTCTCCTTGGAATTA AGTTTTGAGGGAAGTAATGGCTACGTTTCTCCTGGTGATCTGGATTCATCACCAGGAAGTCGGACCAAAATGAAGCTAAAAGAGTTTCATGGCAG CACAACAGCATTTGTGGCTTTGGATAGGAAATACTTGACTCCATTCTTTACAACACAAAGCAGAGATGAGGACAGAGAAG ATGAGCCACTAAACAATCCTAGTAGGGGATATAGCTAA
- the LOC116009948 gene encoding aspartic proteinase-like protein 2, translating into MVDLRWFLAVLVLWAAFVEGNNNLVFKVKHKYGGRGSSVLRELRAHDSFRHRRMLAAVDFQLGGNGQPTDAALYYTKLAIGTPSKNYYVQVDTGSDILWVNCAGCYKCPKKSNLGIALSLYDMKSSSTAKEVTCDQDFCTTMFNAPYSDCKVGMPCEYQITYGDGSRTAGYFVQDYIHFDQVTGNLQTKSMNGSIAFGCSGQQSGELGTSAEAVDGIIGFGQANSSLISQLAASGKVKKIFSHCLDTENSGGIFAIGQVVQPKVATTPLVPDEPHYNVIMKSIEVDGAPLDIPTYTFDTGSSKGTIVDSGTTLAYLPDTIYDPLMNKMMSKQSSLKIHLVDEQFKCFYYNQNVDNGFPVITFVFQNSLKLTVHPHEYLFEVQDGEWCIGWQNSGMQTKDGKEITLLGDLVLSGKLVVYDLENQTIGWTDHNCSSSIKVKDESSGNVYTVGAHDISSANAQNTGNLFMLLIFILLMM; encoded by the exons ATGGTGGATCTGAGGTGGTTCTTAGCGGTATTGGTGCTATGGGCGGCTTTTGTTGAGGGGAATAATAATTTGGTGTTTAAGGTGAAGCACAAGTACGGCGGGCGTGGGAGCTCCGTGTTGAGGGAACTGAGGGCTCATGATTCGTTCCGCCACCGCCGAATGCTGGCCGCCGTCGACTTCCAATTGGGCGGCAATGGTCAGCCCACTGATGCTGC GCTGTACTACACTAAGCTTGCAATTGGAACTCCTTCAAAGAATTATTATGTTCAAGTCGATACTGGGAGTGACATATTATGGGTGAATTGTGCAGGCTGTTACAAGTGTCCTAAAAAGAGCAACCTTGGG ATTGCTTTGTCGCTATACGACATGAAATCCTCTTCAACAGCAAAGGAGGTTACTTGTGACCAAGATTTTTGCACCACTATGTTCAATGCTCCATATTCTGATTGCAAGGTTGGAATGCCTTGTGAATATCAGATTACTTATGGGGATGGCAGCAGAACTGCAGGGTATTTTGTCCAAGATTATATTCATTTTGATCAGGTGACAGGAAACCTTCAAACAAAATCAATGAATGGGAGTATAGCATTTGG GTGTTCAGGTCAACAATCTGGAGAGCTAGGTACATCTGCGGAAGCAGTTGATGGGATAATTGGTTTTGGACAAGCAAATTCATCCCTTATTTCACAGCTAGCAGCATCCGGAAAGGTGAAAAAGATATTTTCACATTGCTTGGATACTGAAAATAGTGGTGGAATATTTGCTATTGGACAAGTAGTTCAGCCCAAAGTAGCTACAACACCATTGGTCCCAGATGA GCCACATTATAATGTTATTATGAAGTCAATTGAGGTGGACGGTGCTCCTCTAGACATTCCAACATATACCTTTGACACTGGGTCTTCGAAAGGGACCATAGTTGACAGCGGTACAACCTTAGCATATCTTCCAGATACAATTTATGACCCTCTCATGAACAAG ATGATGTCAAAGCAAAGTAGTCTAAAGATTCATTTAGTCGATGAGCAGTTCAAATGCTTTTACTACAATCAAAA TGTTGATAATGGATTCCCAGTCATCACTTTTGTTTTTCAGAATTCACTTAAGTTGACAGTTCATCCCCATGAGTATCTTTTCGAAGTTCAG GATGGCGAGTGGTGCATTGGTTGGCAGAACAGTGGAATGCAAACAAAAGATGGAAAGGAAATAACACTGTTGGGAG ACCTTGTACTATCTGGCAAGCTGGTTGTGTATGATCTTGAAAACCAGACTATTGGCTGGACTGATCATAACT GCTCTTCGAGCATCAAAGTGAAAGACGAGAGCTCTGGAAACGTTTATACCGTGGGTGCTCATGATATTTCGTCTGCTAACGCCCAGAATACGGGAAATCTATTTATGTTGTTAATCTTTATTCTTTTGATGATGTAA